One region of uncultured Methanolobus sp. genomic DNA includes:
- a CDS encoding DUF6141 family protein: MTYDDSGDSIIFREVQKFRQIWLLALLLLTTGITWYGAIEQLVYGHPFGSNPASDEGMIGILIGFGIIFPLFMLSIRLVVVVRNSGLYVKFFPIHLSFKHYPFNDIISAEVIRYRPLRDYGGWGIRYGRKGKAYNISGNKGLMLEFRNGKRLMLGSREPEVLKMSMEQGQNRNSY; encoded by the coding sequence ATGACTTACGATGATTCAGGGGACTCTATCATTTTCCGAGAAGTCCAGAAATTCAGGCAAATATGGTTATTAGCCCTGTTGCTTTTGACTACGGGAATAACATGGTATGGAGCTATAGAACAGCTTGTATATGGTCATCCTTTTGGCAGCAACCCTGCATCAGATGAAGGGATGATAGGAATTCTGATAGGTTTTGGAATAATTTTCCCACTATTCATGTTGTCCATTCGTCTTGTGGTTGTTGTGCGCAACAGTGGTCTTTATGTGAAGTTCTTCCCGATTCACCTGTCATTCAAACATTATCCGTTCAACGACATAATTTCTGCTGAGGTTATACGCTATCGTCCATTGAGGGATTATGGCGGTTGGGGTATCAGGTATGGTCGCAAAGGCAAAGCGTACAATATAAGCGGCAACAAGGGTTTGATGCTTGAATTTAGAAATGGAAAGCGTCTCATGCTTGGCTCCCGTGAACCGGAAGTGTTGAAAATGTCCATGGAACAGGGTCAAAACCGCAATAGCTACTGA
- the cutA gene encoding divalent-cation tolerance protein CutA — protein sequence MMYSIVYTTTSSKDEARKIAAKLVEKKLAACVNIHAIDSLYSWEGNIEEDEEFALSIKTITSKVQEITENTRKMHSYELPAIISWEISGESDYLKWIADSVK from the coding sequence ATGATGTATTCAATCGTGTACACAACAACTTCCAGTAAAGATGAAGCGCGAAAGATTGCCGCAAAACTTGTAGAGAAAAAACTTGCAGCATGCGTCAACATACATGCTATTGATTCTTTGTATTCATGGGAAGGCAATATCGAGGAAGATGAGGAATTCGCACTTTCGATCAAGACAATAACATCAAAAGTACAGGAAATAACCGAAAATACCAGGAAAATGCATAGTTATGAACTTCCTGCAATCATATCATGGGAAATAAGCGGAGAATCCGATTACCTGAAATGGATAGCTGATAGTGTGAAATAA
- a CDS encoding mechanosensitive ion channel family protein yields the protein MFLNNSIPVYINQFVKSQSGIFGSDTVAATVVVVASVILAFIADFLFERVFLHYATKTRYDCDDLIVNALKKPIFYTVVFVGTFIAAEIVLPGNAAIEIIMGLLLTGLGVLWILALLRIDKILFKHVFSHLVRKTDTKMDDELLPLFKNILDVLIVFFGILAILKGVWDADILPLFASAGIVGLAVAFAAQDTISQFFGGISIYFDQPFKPGDRIEIDDGEIGIVQEVGLRSTRIKNLYNNMIVIPNSIIANSKVTNYTSPEETMMVKVTIGVAYGSDVEKVRSILTDIARNVKFVLDDPAPYVRFDNHGDFSLDFALIMWVTHPGEKFTVINEVNTKINAEFEKEGIDIPFPVRTIIHQKTE from the coding sequence ATGTTTCTGAATAATTCAATTCCCGTCTATATCAACCAATTTGTGAAATCCCAGTCCGGGATTTTTGGTTCGGACACAGTAGCTGCAACAGTTGTGGTTGTTGCATCGGTTATCTTGGCTTTCATTGCAGACTTTTTGTTTGAGAGGGTCTTCCTGCATTATGCTACAAAGACCCGCTACGATTGTGATGATCTTATCGTTAATGCACTTAAGAAACCGATATTTTACACAGTTGTGTTTGTGGGTACCTTCATTGCGGCAGAAATCGTACTTCCTGGAAATGCCGCTATAGAGATCATTATGGGTCTTCTTCTTACAGGTCTGGGTGTCTTATGGATACTTGCACTCCTGAGGATAGATAAGATCCTATTCAAGCATGTGTTCTCTCACCTTGTCAGGAAAACCGATACAAAAATGGACGATGAACTTCTGCCTCTATTCAAGAACATACTTGATGTTCTCATTGTCTTCTTCGGTATCCTTGCAATACTCAAAGGTGTGTGGGATGCGGATATCCTTCCACTTTTCGCATCAGCAGGTATCGTGGGTCTGGCTGTTGCCTTTGCTGCTCAGGACACGATCTCCCAGTTTTTCGGAGGCATCTCAATTTACTTCGACCAGCCTTTCAAACCCGGGGACAGGATTGAGATCGATGACGGTGAGATAGGCATCGTTCAGGAAGTTGGTCTTCGCAGTACCAGGATCAAGAATCTCTATAACAACATGATAGTAATTCCAAACAGCATAATAGCCAACAGTAAGGTTACCAATTACACTTCTCCTGAAGAAACAATGATGGTCAAGGTAACCATTGGTGTTGCTTATGGTTCAGATGTGGAGAAAGTTAGAAGCATCCTGACAGATATCGCAAGGAATGTAAAGTTCGTACTGGACGACCCGGCACCTTACGTCAGGTTTGATAACCACGGTGATTTCAGCCTGGACTTTGCCCTGATCATGTGGGTAACCCATCCGGGTGAAAAATTCACTGTGATAAATGAGGTTAATACGAAGATCAATGCTGAATTTGAGAAAGAAGGTATCGATATTCCTTTCCCTGTCAGGACAATCATTCATCAGAAAACGGAATGA
- a CDS encoding tetratricopeptide repeat protein has product MKERNSDVAATWIEKGLSEKNPEKKLHYFDLALELDPKNPVALNNKGMLLYRKEKFHEAIECYDKILKQYNMSGYLPALYNKALTLKKMGYFEAALTFMNRALKQQPANEKIKLHVEKLIQIIEGKEETKTRRKPRIPIEKLAVNQVYAQWDPPAVSTLLAYEMKCSHKDIKYYKGFGEDLVKEKIIQDKINRKVYCCGTCMFHKKDLCQHKDTKDTLISPEAICRNFRPE; this is encoded by the coding sequence ATGAAAGAACGGAATTCTGATGTTGCAGCTACGTGGATCGAGAAAGGACTCAGCGAAAAAAATCCTGAAAAAAAGCTGCATTACTTTGACCTGGCACTTGAACTTGACCCGAAAAACCCTGTGGCACTTAACAACAAAGGCATGCTGCTGTACAGAAAAGAAAAATTCCATGAGGCTATTGAGTGTTATGACAAAATACTTAAACAGTATAACATGTCCGGATATCTTCCTGCCCTGTATAACAAAGCACTGACATTAAAGAAGATGGGATATTTTGAGGCTGCACTTACTTTCATGAACCGTGCACTGAAACAGCAGCCTGCCAATGAGAAGATCAAACTGCATGTTGAAAAACTTATACAAATCATTGAAGGAAAAGAAGAGACAAAAACACGCAGGAAACCGCGAATTCCAATAGAAAAACTTGCTGTCAACCAGGTCTACGCTCAATGGGACCCACCGGCAGTAAGCACACTCCTTGCTTATGAGATGAAATGCAGTCACAAAGACATAAAATACTACAAGGGATTTGGGGAAGACCTTGTTAAAGAGAAAATTATTCAGGACAAAATTAACCGGAAAGTGTACTGTTGTGGAACATGCATGTTCCATAAAAAAGACCTGTGCCAGCACAAAGACACAAAAGACACATTAATTTCACCAGAGGCCATATGCAGAAATTTCAGACCTGAATAA
- a CDS encoding DNA topoisomerase IV subunit A: protein MADNISPQKKEHDEIASGRLLGLAGELYDKFTDEVVPSVSLPSRTKANIEYSEDSDVWVYGDRETERSAKTVKGAFQLLKTSHVIDFLVKNHLGQNRGSTLRELYYISENWDIAKFREQPESDRLIEDLEIISGLQREYFHMRPEEDGATMFGPIRLREETKRGDRVIHCQEDIGESGYQIPFNVENIEFLDTDAKFIIAVETGGMYARLIENGFDERNDAILVHLKGQPARSTRRIIKRMNEEMNIPVVVFTDGDPWSYRIFASVAYGAIKSAHLSEHMATPGAQFVGVQPSDIVEYELSTDKLTEKDVAALRSELTDPRFGSDYWKEQINLQLEINKKAEQQAFAGKGLDFVTDRYLPERLTDLGIL from the coding sequence ATGGCAGATAATATTTCTCCGCAGAAAAAGGAACATGATGAAATTGCAAGCGGCCGTTTGCTTGGCCTTGCAGGTGAATTGTATGATAAGTTCACTGATGAAGTAGTTCCCAGTGTTTCTCTTCCAAGCCGTACAAAGGCCAATATCGAATACAGTGAGGACAGTGATGTATGGGTTTATGGTGACAGGGAAACGGAAAGGAGTGCAAAGACTGTAAAAGGTGCTTTCCAGTTATTGAAAACCAGTCATGTCATAGATTTCCTTGTAAAGAACCACCTTGGGCAGAACAGGGGGTCTACTTTAAGGGAGCTGTATTATATCTCAGAGAACTGGGATATAGCAAAGTTCCGTGAACAGCCTGAAAGTGACAGGCTTATCGAGGATCTTGAGATAATTTCCGGTCTTCAGAGGGAATATTTCCACATGCGTCCTGAAGAGGATGGTGCAACAATGTTTGGTCCCATACGCCTGCGTGAAGAAACAAAGCGTGGCGATCGTGTAATCCATTGTCAGGAAGACATAGGAGAGAGTGGTTATCAAATCCCGTTCAACGTTGAGAATATCGAATTCCTTGACACGGATGCAAAATTCATCATTGCAGTTGAGACTGGTGGTATGTATGCAAGACTTATCGAGAATGGTTTTGATGAAAGAAATGATGCTATTCTTGTGCACCTTAAAGGGCAACCCGCCCGTTCCACGCGCCGTATCATCAAGAGAATGAATGAAGAGATGAACATTCCGGTAGTGGTCTTTACTGACGGTGATCCATGGTCATATCGAATCTTTGCGTCGGTGGCATACGGTGCTATTAAAAGTGCCCACCTTTCGGAGCATATGGCAACACCTGGTGCCCAGTTTGTTGGTGTCCAGCCTTCGGATATCGTAGAGTATGAACTGTCCACAGACAAACTTACAGAAAAGGACGTTGCAGCCCTGCGGAGTGAACTTACAGATCCAAGGTTTGGCAGTGATTACTGGAAAGAGCAAATTAACCTCCAGCTTGAAATTAACAAAAAAGCTGAACAGCAGGCCTTTGCAGGAAAAGGTCTGGATTTTGTGACGGACAGGTATCTTCCTGAACGTCTTACTGACCTGGGTATCCTCTGA
- a CDS encoding DNA topoisomerase VI subunit B — translation MDNPIAEELAKNQKSISVAEFFEKNRQILGFDSAPRSLITTVKEAVDNSLDACEESEILPDIFLQIDRSGKDNVVIIIEDNGPGIIKEQIPKVFAKLLYGSRFHALKQSRGQQGIGISASVLYSQLTSGHHTKIISKIGHGKPAHYYELMINTSTNDPEILKDDVVDWDRPHGTRIEMEMEASYVKGRRQSIYEYLKATAIVNPHARITLIEPDGNQETFERATDKLPVPAKEILPHPHGIELGTLMKMLRYTERQKLSPFLRYSFSKIGHLAAEEICKASGLDPELDPHEMTRDQSRKLLDAFSKVKLMAPPTDCLSPIGEELIYKGLEKEFSVDFIATTTRSASVFSGNPFIVEVGIAFGGELHKDDRVDIMRFANRVPLLYQQGGCVITHAIESVKWKQYGLSQPGGGLPTGPVVILVHVASTNVPFTSESKDAVAEIPEIRDEVELAIKEVSRKLNRYLNKRDNLKKRREKEIIITKVLPKMASKLAETLKRDIPDINPVVAKVMGNLLVDRIVTPDGNGGAKISIRAKNYTGKKQDFNVHDMVPFEIENAVPEPKVISMGNDFDYIWKLNVPADSSKVLSYSVATLSEAEIAKLPTLIVEGLDEELVTGAKAIRG, via the coding sequence ATGGATAACCCAATTGCAGAAGAACTTGCCAAAAACCAAAAATCAATAAGCGTTGCAGAGTTCTTTGAAAAGAACAGGCAAATACTGGGATTTGACTCAGCCCCACGCAGTCTAATAACAACGGTCAAGGAAGCAGTTGATAACTCCCTTGACGCATGCGAAGAATCAGAGATACTTCCTGATATTTTCCTTCAAATAGACCGCTCTGGAAAAGACAACGTAGTTATCATTATAGAAGACAACGGACCGGGTATCATCAAGGAGCAGATTCCAAAAGTATTTGCAAAACTCCTCTATGGTTCAAGGTTCCATGCTCTCAAACAAAGTCGTGGTCAGCAGGGTATAGGTATATCTGCATCGGTACTATATTCTCAACTGACCTCCGGTCACCATACTAAAATCATATCCAAAATAGGTCATGGAAAGCCCGCTCACTATTACGAGCTGATGATAAACACCAGTACCAACGACCCGGAGATACTGAAGGATGATGTGGTGGACTGGGACAGGCCGCATGGTACCCGCATTGAGATGGAAATGGAAGCTTCCTATGTTAAAGGAAGGCGTCAGTCCATCTATGAGTATCTGAAGGCAACAGCTATTGTCAATCCTCATGCAAGGATAACTCTTATAGAGCCTGATGGAAACCAGGAAACCTTTGAAAGAGCAACAGACAAACTTCCTGTTCCGGCAAAAGAAATTCTGCCGCACCCGCATGGGATTGAGCTTGGTACTCTCATGAAAATGCTGAGGTACACTGAAAGACAAAAACTTTCCCCATTCCTGCGCTATTCTTTCTCTAAGATCGGCCATCTTGCCGCAGAAGAAATATGCAAGGCCTCAGGTCTTGATCCTGAACTTGATCCGCATGAAATGACAAGAGACCAGTCCCGCAAATTGCTTGATGCCTTCTCTAAAGTGAAGCTAATGGCCCCACCAACTGATTGTCTTTCGCCGATTGGCGAGGAACTCATCTACAAAGGACTTGAAAAGGAATTCAGCGTTGATTTTATAGCCACTACTACCAGAAGCGCATCTGTATTTTCAGGTAATCCTTTCATTGTTGAAGTCGGCATTGCTTTTGGTGGTGAACTCCATAAAGATGATCGTGTGGACATCATGCGCTTTGCCAACAGGGTTCCGCTCCTGTACCAGCAGGGAGGATGTGTTATCACTCATGCAATTGAGTCAGTCAAATGGAAACAGTATGGTCTGAGTCAGCCCGGAGGCGGACTTCCAACGGGTCCTGTGGTTATTTTAGTTCACGTAGCATCAACCAATGTTCCGTTCACATCAGAATCAAAGGATGCGGTTGCAGAGATCCCGGAAATCCGTGATGAGGTTGAACTGGCCATAAAGGAAGTTTCCAGAAAGCTGAACAGGTATCTCAACAAACGTGATAATCTCAAAAAGAGACGTGAGAAAGAGATAATTATCACAAAAGTGCTGCCAAAGATGGCCAGCAAACTTGCTGAAACCCTTAAACGTGATATTCCTGACATAAATCCTGTAGTTGCAAAGGTTATGGGTAATCTTCTGGTGGACAGGATTGTAACGCCGGATGGTAATGGAGGTGCAAAGATCTCCATAAGGGCCAAGAATTATACTGGTAAAAAACAGGATTTCAATGTGCACGATATGGTACCTTTTGAAATTGAAAATGCCGTGCCGGAACCTAAAGTGATAAGCATGGGTAATGATTTTGATTATATATGGAAGCTCAATGTCCCTGCAGATTCGTCTAAAGTCCTCAGCTACTCCGTAGCAACACTTAGCGAGGCAGAGATTGCAAAGCTACCCACTCTTATAGTGGAGGGTCTTGATGAAGAACTTGTTACCGGTGCAAAAGCTATCAGGGGGTAA
- a CDS encoding Lrp/AsnC ligand binding domain-containing protein produces MVNVLPGNERLAFNELNRIEGIKDIYHVFGEYDFVVIIEVDDLGNLNSIVDLIRETESVTATQTIVGAELK; encoded by the coding sequence ATGGTTAACGTGCTGCCTGGAAATGAAAGGTTAGCTTTTAACGAACTCAACAGAATAGAAGGCATAAAAGACATCTACCATGTTTTTGGAGAGTATGACTTTGTTGTGATCATTGAGGTTGATGACCTGGGAAATCTTAACAGCATAGTCGATCTCATACGTGAAACCGAATCAGTCACCGCAACCCAGACAATAGTAGGTGCAGAGCTGAAATAA
- a CDS encoding replication factor C large subunit translates to MTVQMEWAEKYRPVSLSDVVGHKKVIDDLRKWGEQWESGTPEKRAVILHGQAGIGKTSSAHALARDMDWEVIELNASDQRTAGVIEKVAGSASTMKTLTGTSEKRLIILDEADNLHGNSDRGGARAIVNVIKKASQPIILIANDIYGLSSTVRSLCLELKFGSVQSRSMIPALKKIAAQEGIMCGAGVIEKIAGSADGDFRSTVNDLQAISLGRTEVYVEDISTSDRDNKESIFKVVGRIFKGNDVSSALEATYNLDETPEDLIHWVDENLPYQYTGKDEEAITPDIIAGYCYLSRSDRFLGRVRRRQNYRMWRYAGMLMTGGTVVSKSRVRGGFVRYQPPSLWRKMGQMRTRRNMRNNIAVKIGAHCNESMRFSRLEVAGMYSRLIQQEEYASDVVAVLGLDMDEMLHMVGAKKVTKKLQAVYDDAQEKRQVFVPANEPAFFVERTASKKDPSQLSFDSLPASNDVSLDSAFGKESSGKGKGAAPAKKEVAAKPQKTLFDF, encoded by the coding sequence ATGACTGTGCAGATGGAATGGGCAGAGAAGTACAGGCCAGTCTCACTGAGCGATGTAGTTGGCCATAAGAAAGTGATAGATGATCTCAGGAAATGGGGCGAACAATGGGAATCTGGTACTCCTGAAAAAAGGGCAGTAATATTGCACGGCCAGGCAGGCATTGGTAAAACTTCATCAGCACATGCGCTTGCCAGGGATATGGACTGGGAGGTCATTGAGCTTAATGCCAGTGACCAGAGAACTGCAGGTGTTATTGAGAAGGTTGCAGGTTCCGCATCTACTATGAAAACCCTTACAGGCACGTCTGAAAAGAGGCTCATAATTCTTGATGAGGCTGATAATCTTCATGGTAATAGTGATCGTGGCGGCGCACGTGCAATAGTCAATGTCATCAAGAAAGCCAGCCAGCCTATTATTCTGATTGCCAATGACATTTATGGTCTTTCATCTACTGTGCGCTCTTTATGTCTTGAACTTAAGTTTGGTTCTGTACAATCCCGCTCTATGATCCCTGCACTCAAGAAGATCGCAGCCCAGGAAGGTATCATGTGCGGTGCAGGCGTTATTGAGAAGATTGCAGGCTCTGCTGATGGCGACTTCCGAAGCACAGTTAATGATCTTCAGGCCATTTCACTGGGTCGGACTGAGGTATATGTAGAAGACATTTCCACTTCGGACAGGGACAATAAAGAGTCTATATTCAAAGTTGTAGGCCGGATATTCAAGGGCAATGATGTTTCATCTGCTCTGGAGGCGACCTATAATCTAGATGAAACTCCAGAGGATCTTATTCACTGGGTTGATGAAAATCTTCCATACCAGTACACTGGCAAAGATGAGGAAGCTATTACTCCTGATATTATTGCCGGGTATTGCTATCTTTCCCGCTCGGATCGCTTCCTTGGTCGTGTACGCAGGCGACAGAACTATCGTATGTGGCGCTATGCAGGCATGCTCATGACTGGAGGTACGGTGGTTTCTAAATCTCGTGTACGTGGTGGGTTTGTACGGTACCAGCCACCTTCTCTGTGGCGTAAGATGGGGCAGATGCGCACAAGGCGTAATATGAGGAACAATATTGCTGTAAAAATTGGTGCACATTGCAATGAATCAATGCGCTTCTCGCGTCTTGAGGTGGCAGGAATGTATTCAAGGCTTATACAGCAGGAAGAATATGCTTCTGATGTTGTGGCTGTTCTGGGACTTGATATGGATGAAATGCTGCATATGGTGGGAGCAAAGAAGGTTACAAAAAAGCTTCAGGCGGTGTATGATGATGCACAGGAAAAGCGTCAGGTATTTGTTCCGGCAAATGAGCCTGCATTTTTTGTTGAAAGGACTGCATCAAAGAAAGATCCTTCTCAGCTTAGTTTTGATAGCCTGCCAGCTTCAAATGATGTTTCATTAGATTCAGCCTTTGGAAAAGAGTCCTCCGGGAAGGGCAAAGGGGCAGCACCTGCTAAAAAGGAAGTTGCAGCAAAACCGCAAAAAACATTGTTTGATTTCTGA
- the mtxX gene encoding methanogenesis marker protein Mmp4/MtxX, translating to MGSNNTENLLGLIEKRALQNRARVAIGVRNPNPKMLKSARDAHEAGYAHVMLVGNKKEIEEIGTDLEVIGTNDPERTLGDLLKSRYVDAAVRGTAGASQTLSHLKKMLNQEKLHRIALLQTNEGTPFFIAPVGIDEGNELADKIEFIKLGVEYIRRFNIEPVVGILSGGRLGDLGRNSRVDRTLAEGDFIVNRIREQGIEARHYTILIEEAIREANFILAPDGISGNLVFRTLVFLGGGYGFGAPVLMDDYVFVDTSRVGGHYTKAIMLASALVGKQEINTDSQ from the coding sequence ATGGGATCAAATAATACAGAAAATCTCCTGGGCCTTATAGAAAAAAGGGCATTGCAGAACAGGGCAAGAGTTGCTATAGGAGTACGCAACCCAAATCCAAAAATGCTGAAGAGTGCCAGGGACGCACATGAAGCAGGATATGCTCATGTGATGCTGGTTGGCAACAAAAAAGAAATCGAAGAGATAGGTACGGACCTTGAAGTTATTGGAACGAACGATCCCGAAAGAACCCTTGGAGACCTGCTTAAATCCAGATACGTGGATGCTGCTGTCAGAGGAACAGCAGGGGCATCCCAAACACTATCACATCTTAAGAAGATGCTGAACCAGGAAAAACTTCACAGGATCGCATTATTACAGACAAATGAAGGAACTCCTTTTTTCATAGCGCCTGTAGGAATAGACGAAGGAAATGAGCTGGCTGATAAGATTGAATTCATTAAACTTGGAGTTGAATACATAAGGAGATTCAACATCGAACCAGTCGTAGGAATTCTCTCCGGCGGACGACTTGGTGATCTTGGACGTAACAGCCGGGTTGACCGGACGCTTGCTGAAGGCGACTTCATTGTAAACAGGATAAGGGAACAGGGAATTGAGGCCAGACATTACACCATTTTGATAGAAGAAGCAATCAGAGAGGCTAATTTCATACTGGCACCGGATGGTATTTCAGGAAACCTGGTATTCAGGACTCTTGTATTTCTGGGAGGAGGATACGGTTTTGGAGCTCCAGTACTTATGGATGATTATGTATTTGTTGACACATCCAGGGTCGGTGGTCACTACACCAAAGCAATAATGCTTGCCAGTGCACTGGTTGGTAAACAAGAGATAAATACTGACAGCCAGTGA
- a CDS encoding thymidylate synthase — translation MEAVLIKGKTIASAWSQLIREIYEKGEEHKPDYKTMTKRVHATICIEDVNNNQVSPAVPFGENLIAKYKEELTEEYADWYSSLEDDDKRKFDYCYAKQLFRYGQAAYDSVNANVSNLRPGSRRHVGVLWENETHIPKFEDQPCWIAYKLEQLNDTKVRLYLLYRSWDAFGGFPANIPAIVEGFKKVFREHDLSIEIESLIATGWDTHIYDTDLQAVEKIFKNNDLCPLCKCITPKHSFIQTTKGKACPECKKSM, via the coding sequence ATGGAAGCTGTACTGATAAAAGGAAAAACAATTGCTTCTGCCTGGTCTCAGTTGATCCGCGAGATCTATGAGAAGGGAGAGGAACATAAGCCGGACTATAAGACAATGACAAAGAGAGTTCATGCCACCATATGTATCGAGGACGTGAACAACAATCAGGTTAGCCCTGCTGTACCCTTTGGAGAGAATCTAATAGCCAAATACAAGGAAGAACTTACAGAAGAATACGCAGACTGGTACAGTTCCCTGGAAGATGACGATAAGAGAAAATTCGACTATTGTTATGCTAAACAGTTGTTCAGGTATGGACAGGCCGCATATGACAGCGTAAATGCAAATGTAAGCAACCTGCGCCCGGGATCAAGGAGACATGTAGGCGTACTCTGGGAAAATGAAACACACATCCCTAAATTTGAAGACCAGCCCTGCTGGATCGCCTACAAGCTGGAACAACTGAATGATACAAAGGTAAGGCTATACCTGCTTTACAGGTCATGGGATGCTTTCGGAGGTTTCCCGGCAAATATTCCGGCTATCGTGGAAGGATTCAAAAAAGTATTCAGGGAGCATGACCTGAGCATAGAAATCGAATCTCTTATTGCAACCGGATGGGATACACACATCTATGACACTGACCTGCAGGCAGTGGAGAAAATATTCAAGAATAATGACTTATGCCCATTATGTAAATGCATAACCCCAAAACATTCATTCATTCAAACCACAAAAGGCAAGGCTTGCCCGGAATGTAAGAAATCGATGTGA
- the ilvD gene encoding dihydroxy-acid dehydratase — protein sequence MRSDKTKKGLERAPHRSLLKATGVTDSEMKKPFIAVVNSRNELIPGHIHLDKVAEAVKAGIRSAGGVPFEFHTIGICDGIAMGHEGMKYSLPSREAIEDSIELVLQGHQLDGMVMITACDKITPGHLMAAGSLDIPAIVVTGGPMMPGYVDDEPRDLISVFEGVGECQSEQVSDEKLKLLEDCSCSGAGSCAGMYTANTMACMTEALGLSLPGCGTAHAADAKKIRLAKESGERIVSMVNDGLNPRSVVTLKSFENAIMVDMAIGGSTNTTLHLPAIAHAFGLELSLDVFDRLSKSTPHLISLKPGGENYMLDFERAGGVQAIMSRLQSSLYLDEKTVNGKTVGENISDLIIVNPKINARIMGTLESPIHEEGGIAVLKGTLAPDGSVVKQAAVDPKMLKHSGPARVFDSEEDAMAAILAKKIVAGDVVVIRYEGPKGGPGMREMLSPTSAIAGMGLIDKVALVTDGRFSGGTRGPCIGHISPEAQEGGPIGLVKEGDIIEIDIPARKIDLDVSEEELAERRKTFVPLEKKVTGYLARYRKFVSSANKGAIIE from the coding sequence ATGAGAAGTGACAAGACAAAGAAAGGACTCGAACGTGCGCCTCACCGTTCTCTTTTGAAGGCAACCGGTGTAACAGATTCTGAAATGAAAAAACCGTTCATTGCAGTTGTAAATTCAAGAAATGAACTCATTCCGGGTCATATTCATCTTGATAAAGTGGCAGAGGCTGTAAAGGCAGGTATCAGAAGTGCTGGTGGTGTCCCATTTGAGTTCCATACTATTGGTATCTGTGATGGAATTGCCATGGGCCATGAAGGAATGAAATATTCCCTTCCAAGCCGTGAGGCAATCGAGGATTCCATAGAGCTTGTCCTTCAGGGTCACCAGCTTGACGGTATGGTAATGATAACAGCATGTGACAAGATTACTCCAGGTCACCTCATGGCTGCTGGTAGTCTTGATATTCCTGCTATTGTAGTCACAGGCGGACCAATGATGCCGGGGTATGTTGATGACGAACCAAGGGACCTCATCTCTGTATTTGAAGGAGTTGGAGAATGCCAGTCTGAACAGGTTTCCGATGAAAAACTGAAGCTCCTTGAGGACTGCTCCTGTAGTGGTGCCGGTTCATGTGCCGGAATGTATACCGCAAACACAATGGCATGCATGACCGAAGCACTTGGTCTGAGTCTTCCCGGATGTGGAACTGCCCACGCTGCTGATGCAAAGAAAATAAGGCTTGCAAAAGAATCCGGTGAAAGGATCGTTTCAATGGTCAATGATGGTCTTAATCCTCGTAGTGTTGTCACGCTGAAATCATTTGAGAATGCTATAATGGTAGACATGGCAATTGGAGGCAGTACAAACACTACGCTTCACCTTCCTGCAATTGCTCATGCTTTCGGCCTTGAACTCAGCCTTGATGTCTTTGACAGACTCAGCAAAAGCACTCCTCACCTCATCTCCCTCAAACCTGGTGGAGAGAACTATATGCTTGACTTTGAAAGGGCTGGTGGAGTCCAGGCAATCATGTCCAGGCTTCAGTCTAGTCTTTACCTTGATGAAAAAACAGTTAATGGTAAGACAGTTGGTGAGAACATTTCAGACTTGATCATTGTAAATCCAAAAATCAATGCAAGAATCATGGGTACGCTTGAATCACCAATACATGAAGAGGGTGGAATCGCCGTACTGAAAGGAACTCTTGCTCCTGATGGTTCAGTTGTAAAACAGGCAGCAGTTGATCCTAAGATGCTTAAACACAGTGGTCCTGCAAGGGTATTTGACAGTGAGGAAGATGCAATGGCTGCAATCCTTGCAAAGAAGATCGTTGCCGGCGATGTTGTGGTAATACGTTATGAAGGTCCAAAAGGCGGTCCGGGAATGCGTGAGATGCTCTCTCCAACATCAGCTATTGCCGGTATGGGGCTTATCGACAAGGTTGCTCTTGTAACAGATGGTCGTTTCTCCGGTGGAACCAGGGGTCCATGTATTGGTCACATTTCTCCTGAAGCACAGGAAGGAGGTCCTATTGGTCTTGTAAAAGAAGGCGACATAATCGAGATAGATATTCCTGCAAGAAAAATTGACCTAGATGTATCTGAAGAAGAGCTCGCAGAGCGCAGGAAGACTTTTGTACCACTGGAAAAGAAAGTCACCGGTTATCTTGCAAGATACAGGAAGTTTGTCAGTTCAGCAAACAAGGGAGCTATCATTGAATAA